From the Syntrophorhabdaceae bacterium genome, one window contains:
- a CDS encoding sigma 54-interacting transcriptional regulator, with protein sequence MTQNDHSIDENKFYREVTKRICGSLEIDKALWSCLLYIKEIIPADELIMTVYDPDARTLDVVATANIHGGELRSDKVSMPAHLIKQLEEPSKFPRVRISKDVLKDEIVGRVAEQYKWPDSSIIVSRLIVEDKFVGSFIVRANGKDRYSEHDVQLWSAINEPAAIALANSRRYFELMQLKERLADDSKYFQNELRRGFTEEIVGAEFGLKEVMNQVLKVAPLSSPVLLFGETGTGKELIANAIHNFSPRNNGPLIKVNCGAIPETLIDSELFGHEKGAFTGALFQQRGRFERAHGGTIFLDEISELPLNAQVRLLRVIQEKEIERVGGTQSIKVDVRIISATNKDLKRLVEKNLFRDDLYYRLCVVPINIPPLRERKVDIPALVEYFMRKKAKEIGLNFIPTLTEGTLEKLIEYKWPGNVRELSNAIERAIIIHGNRPLDFEDIIGKQIKEEQKNKEVAGLLTNITDLSMKNIEIQHIINALKIAGGKVEGKDGAAAILAMNPATLRSRMKKLRIPFGKAAKEEYKNKR encoded by the coding sequence ATGACTCAAAATGATCATTCTATAGATGAGAATAAATTCTATCGAGAGGTAACCAAAAGGATCTGTGGAAGCCTTGAAATAGATAAAGCCCTCTGGAGTTGCCTGCTTTACATCAAAGAGATCATTCCTGCAGACGAACTAATCATGACCGTGTATGACCCCGATGCAAGGACCCTTGACGTAGTTGCTACTGCCAATATACATGGTGGTGAGTTAAGATCAGACAAGGTTTCCATGCCTGCTCATCTAATAAAACAGCTTGAAGAACCATCAAAATTTCCAAGGGTTAGGATATCCAAAGATGTGCTTAAAGATGAGATAGTTGGAAGGGTGGCAGAACAATATAAATGGCCTGATTCATCCATAATTGTTAGCAGACTTATAGTGGAAGATAAATTCGTGGGTTCTTTTATTGTTAGGGCAAATGGAAAAGATAGGTATTCCGAACATGATGTCCAATTATGGTCAGCCATAAATGAACCTGCTGCCATTGCCCTTGCCAATTCGAGGAGATACTTTGAACTTATGCAATTAAAGGAACGCCTTGCAGATGATAGTAAATATTTTCAGAACGAGCTTAGAAGAGGCTTCACAGAAGAGATAGTGGGCGCAGAATTTGGTTTAAAAGAGGTTATGAATCAGGTCTTAAAGGTGGCACCCCTTTCAAGCCCTGTGCTTTTGTTTGGTGAGACAGGGACAGGAAAGGAATTGATTGCAAATGCTATACACAATTTTTCTCCGAGAAATAACGGTCCTTTAATAAAAGTGAATTGCGGAGCTATACCAGAAACATTAATAGACAGTGAATTGTTCGGTCATGAAAAAGGTGCATTCACAGGGGCATTATTTCAACAAAGAGGTAGGTTTGAGCGGGCACATGGTGGCACTATATTTCTTGATGAGATAAGCGAATTACCTCTTAATGCACAGGTGCGCCTTCTCAGGGTTATCCAGGAAAAAGAGATAGAAAGGGTTGGTGGCACCCAGTCTATAAAGGTGGATGTAAGGATTATATCGGCAACAAATAAAGATTTAAAAAGACTCGTAGAAAAAAATCTCTTCAGAGATGATCTCTACTACAGGCTATGTGTAGTACCTATAAATATACCACCTTTAAGGGAGAGAAAGGTTGATATACCTGCACTGGTGGAATATTTTATGAGAAAAAAGGCAAAGGAGATCGGTCTCAATTTTATCCCAACCCTTACTGAAGGGACACTGGAAAAGCTTATAGAGTATAAATGGCCGGGAAATGTAAGGGAGCTCAGTAATGCTATAGAAAGGGCAATCATAATTCATGGAAACAGGCCCCTTGATTTTGAAGACATTATAGGTAAACAGATAAAAGAAGAGCAAAAGAACAAAGAGGTTGCAGGATTGTTAACAAATATAACTGACCTCTCCATGAAAAATATAGAGATTCAGCATATAATAAACGCGTTGAAAATAGCAGGTGGCAAGGTTGAAGGAAAAGACGGCGCAGCAGCCATACTTGCTATGAACCCTGCTACCTTGAGAAGCAGGATGAAAAAACTAAGGATACCCTTTGGAAAGGCAGCAAAAGAAGAATATAAAAATAAAAGGTAG
- a CDS encoding PAS domain S-box protein — MKTPEQIKRRSRERNTIKETLKDREKQYRLIVDTADEGIWVFDENYMTTFVNKRMADMLGYEPEEMERKCLKDFIHEKDYPDFEKEAARRRKGLSGRYERMLRKKDGTFMWALVSATPILDVDKRFKGSFAMFTDITERKKAEEALQLSEAKYRSIFENAVEGIFQSTPDGKLITVNPTMAKIFGYSSPEEMLKKVVSIGRQLYAFSEERHLFKKILEEKGIVEKFEAQFNKKDGSLLWGSLNVRAVKDEDGNVRYYEGTLEDITSRKKTEEELKKSEEKYRNIFENAAEGIFQVTPEGRYLSINPALARIHGFSSPQEMMATVTDIAHQLYVDPRRRAELKQCMEKDGFVKDFEILMRKKDSSLQWVSVTSHAVRDNHGNILYYEGMLVDITSRKLSEEEAEKHKKTLNGMIETICKAIETRDPGSKGHQRRVCFLAKAIAKEMGLTNDMMEIIGIASMIHDIGKLVIPTEILSKPEKVNEIEYSLIKTHPKEGYEMIKDAGLPSPVAEIVLQHHERLDGSGYPNGLKGIDILLEARILAVADVVEAMTSQRPYRPAFTIESAINEIKQGSGIIYDSGVTDICIKLLNKKGFKF, encoded by the coding sequence ATGAAGACTCCAGAACAAATAAAAAGAAGATCCAGAGAAAGAAACACGATTAAAGAAACCTTAAAGGACAGAGAGAAACAATACAGGCTTATCGTTGATACTGCCGATGAAGGTATATGGGTTTTCGATGAAAACTATATGACCACATTTGTAAACAAAAGAATGGCAGATATGTTGGGATATGAGCCTGAAGAGATGGAGAGAAAGTGCCTAAAAGACTTTATCCATGAAAAAGATTATCCAGACTTTGAAAAAGAGGCTGCGAGGAGAAGAAAAGGTTTATCAGGAAGATATGAAAGGATGCTTCGAAAAAAAGATGGGACATTCATGTGGGCATTGGTATCGGCGACGCCCATACTTGATGTAGATAAAAGATTTAAAGGTTCCTTTGCCATGTTTACCGACATCACAGAGAGAAAAAAAGCCGAGGAGGCTTTACAATTAAGTGAGGCAAAATATCGAAGCATTTTTGAAAATGCCGTTGAAGGGATATTCCAAAGCACCCCTGACGGAAAATTAATAACTGTAAATCCTACAATGGCAAAAATCTTTGGTTATAGCTCCCCAGAGGAGATGTTAAAGAAAGTTGTAAGCATAGGGAGGCAATTATATGCCTTTTCTGAAGAAAGACACCTCTTTAAAAAGATATTGGAAGAAAAAGGCATTGTAGAGAAATTTGAGGCTCAGTTCAATAAAAAGGATGGGTCTTTGCTTTGGGGCTCTTTAAATGTAAGGGCTGTTAAGGACGAAGATGGAAATGTTCGATATTACGAAGGGACATTAGAGGACATTACATCCCGTAAAAAAACTGAAGAAGAATTAAAAAAATCTGAAGAAAAATACAGAAACATCTTTGAAAATGCTGCAGAGGGGATCTTCCAGGTAACACCTGAGGGCAGATACCTGAGTATAAACCCTGCCCTTGCAAGAATACACGGATTCTCTTCCCCCCAAGAGATGATGGCCACTGTTACCGATATAGCCCATCAGTTATATGTTGATCCGAGGAGAAGGGCGGAATTAAAACAGTGCATGGAAAAAGATGGTTTTGTTAAGGATTTTGAAATACTCATGCGAAAAAAGGACTCGAGCCTTCAATGGGTTTCAGTGACATCACATGCTGTGCGTGATAATCATGGGAACATACTCTATTATGAAGGTATGCTTGTAGATATTACATCAAGAAAACTCTCAGAGGAGGAGGCGGAAAAACATAAGAAAACACTAAATGGTATGATAGAAACAATATGTAAGGCCATAGAGACAAGAGATCCTGGCTCAAAAGGTCATCAGAGAAGGGTGTGTTTTCTTGCAAAGGCAATTGCCAAGGAAATGGGTCTTACAAACGATATGATGGAGATAATAGGCATAGCAAGCATGATCCATGATATTGGTAAACTTGTAATCCCCACGGAGATTCTTAGTAAGCCTGAAAAAGTAAATGAGATTGAATACAGTCTTATAAAAACCCACCCAAAAGAAGGATATGAGATGATAAAAGATGCAGGCCTTCCTTCACCTGTTGCAGAAATTGTCCTGCAACACCATGAAAGACTTGATGGCTCTGGATACCCCAATGGTTTAAAAGGTATAGACATACTTTTAGAGGCTCGAATACTTGCCGTTGCCGATGTTGTAGAGGCAATGACATCTCAGAGACCTTATAGACCAGCTTTTACAATTGAATCAGCAATAAATGAGATAAAGCAAGGAAGCGGCATAATATACGACTCGGGTGTTACAGATATATGTATTAAATTGTTGAATAAAAAGGGGTTCAAATTTTAA
- a CDS encoding cytidylate kinase-like family protein, which produces MRVITISRSYGSAGSLFGKKLAERLNFKYVDDSFIKYLRTNKEATEVLLRNLEDEKSPDITNRFSELIHNKSYFKAAITVALYSLILKRDLVVVGGGAHLILEEYPCKIRLMIIRDINERIFDIMQEKSLSEDDAIDLVNKKDKEKKRFIEFYFDRDINDPFSFDITFNASTVKLEHALDIMDLYSERFFSRVDLEEARIFAAKRLLENRAKLAIIHHELASKAKVEFEAQAENVLVIKGIVGGTKEKEKLINTIEGLRGIGKIIDKLKIGTLSRLIY; this is translated from the coding sequence TTGCGGGTTATCACTATATCAAGATCTTATGGTTCAGCAGGCAGTCTTTTTGGTAAAAAATTAGCTGAAAGATTAAACTTTAAATATGTGGACGACAGCTTTATAAAGTATTTAAGGACAAACAAAGAAGCAACTGAAGTACTACTCAGAAACCTTGAAGATGAAAAATCCCCTGATATAACCAACAGATTTTCAGAGCTTATTCATAACAAAAGTTATTTCAAGGCTGCAATAACTGTTGCCCTATATAGCCTCATACTAAAAAGGGATCTTGTAGTAGTGGGTGGAGGCGCACACCTCATCCTTGAAGAATATCCATGTAAAATTAGACTTATGATCATAAGAGATATAAACGAAAGGATATTTGATATCATGCAGGAAAAAAGCCTATCAGAAGATGATGCCATAGATCTGGTGAATAAAAAGGATAAGGAAAAAAAGAGATTTATTGAGTTCTATTTTGATAGGGATATAAATGACCCGTTTTCCTTCGACATAACTTTTAATGCAAGCACTGTAAAACTTGAGCATGCCCTTGATATTATGGATTTATATTCAGAGCGATTTTTCTCAAGAGTTGACCTGGAAGAGGCAAGGATTTTTGCAGCAAAGAGGCTCCTTGAAAATAGGGCTAAACTCGCCATCATACACCATGAACTTGCATCAAAGGCAAAGGTAGAATTTGAGGCTCAGGCAGAGAATGTGCTTGTTATAAAAGGTATTGTGGGTGGAACAAAGGAGAAGGAAAAACTAATCAATACCATTGAAGGACTCAGAGGCATTGGAAAGATTATT